From the Kribbella sp. CA-293567 genome, the window GGCAGTGACGCCACCCTCATTCGCTTGGCGCACGCGTTCGAAGCCGTGAGAATCATGGCTCACGGCCCGTTCCCGACCCCGGAGTTCAGATCATGGGTATAGACCGAGTCCGTTGGGGAATTGTTGCTACTGGCAACATCTCCACCTCGTTCACCAAGGATCTCGCCGTGCTCGGCGGCGAAGCGGTGGTGACCGCCGTCGCGTCGCGGTCGATGGACAGCGCCACCAGGTTCGCCGACGAGTTCGGCATCGAGCACCGGTACGACGACTACCGCCGGCTGATCGACGACGGTCACGTCGACGTCCTCTACATCGGCACGCCGCACCCGCAGCACTACGCGATCGCCCGGGCCGCCCTGCAGGCGAAGATCGCGGTGCTGTGCGAGAAGCCGGTCACGCTGACCGCCCGGCAGGCGCGCGACCTGGTCGCCGTCGCGGCCGAGAACGGCACGCTCTTCGCCGAGGCGATGTGGATGCGCACCAACCCGGTCGTGCAGGCGTTCTTCGCGGACCTTGCCAAGGGCACCATCGGCGAGCCGATGGAGGCGCTGGCCGACTTCGGCTTCCACAAGCCGCAACTGCCGGCCCGGCTGCTCGACCCGGCGCTCGGTGGCGGTGCGCTGATGGACGGCGGCATCTACCCGATGACTTTCGTCCACATGGCACTCGGCCAGCCCGCCGAGGTCAAGGCGGTCGGCTCGCTGAGCTCGGACGGCGTCGACCTGAACGTCGCGATGGCCTGGCGCTACGACTCCGGGGCCGTCGCCGCCCTGACCTGCGGGCTGCGCTCCCAGAACCCGTGGACCGCCTCGGTCAGCGGACAGGACGGCAGCCTGCTGCTCCCGAGCCGCTTCCACAACCCGCCGTACTACGTCCGCAGTACCGCGGCAGGCGAGGAGCGCGTCGACGTACCGACGCATGGCCTTGGGTACCACTACGAAGCAGCCGAGGTGATGCGGGCGCTGCGCGCCGGGCAGATCGAGTGCCCCGCCCTCCCGCATGCCGCCACGATCGAGATCCTCGAGCTGCTCGACGAGACACGTAGACAGATCGGGGTCAGCTACCCCGGCGACGACGAATACCTGGGTGGATAACAGCTGATGCCGAGCGGACGCAGTTCCTTCGTAGTGGTGGCCAACCGGCTGCCTGTCGACCGGATCGAGATGCCCGACGGTACGACGGCCTGGCGCCGCAGCCCCGGCGGTCTGGTGACCGCGCTGGCACCGGTGATGCAGCGCCACCAGGGCGCCTGGATCGGCTGGACCGGCGGCGTCGACGAGAAGGTGGACCCGTTCGACGAGGGCGGTATGCACCTGGTCCCGGTGACGCTGTCGGCCGAGGACATCGAGCTGTACTACGAGGGCTTCTCCAACGCGACGCTCTGGCCGCTCTACCACGACGTGATCGTGGCGCCGGAGTTCCACCGCGAGTGGTGGGAGTCGTACGTCGCGGTCAACCGGCGCTTCGCCGAGGCGGCCGCGGAGGCGGCCGACGACAACGCCGTGGTGTGGGTGCACGACTACCAGCTGCAGCTGGTGCCGGCGATGCTGCGGCGGCTGCGCCCCGACGTCCGGATCGGCTTCTTCCTGCACATCCCGTTCCCGCCGACCGAGCTGTTCGCGCAGATGCCGTGGCGGCGGCAGATCCTCGACGGGTTGATGGGTGCCGACCTGGTCGGCTTCCAGCGGCCGGGCGCGGCGTCCAACTTCGCCCGGCTGGCGCGCAACCGGATGGGCCTGCGCACCCGCGGCGACCGCATCCACTTGCCCGACGACCGGGTGGTGCGGGCCAAGGCGTTCCCGATCTCGATCGACGTCGGCGAGCTGGAGCAGATCGCCCGTCAGCCGGAGACGATCGCCCGCGCCGCCGAGATGCGCGAGGAGGTCGGCAACCCCGCGCACATCCTGCTCGGCGTCGACCGGCTCGACTACACCAAGGGCATCCGGCAGCGGCTGCGGGCGTTCGGTGAGCTGCTCGACGAGGGTCGCGTCTCGGTCGACGACGCGGTCTTCATCCAGGTCGCCACCCCGTCGCGGGAGCGGGTCGAGCAGTACCGGGTACTGCGGGACGAGATCGAGCTGCTGGTCGGCCGGATCAACGGCGAGCACGGCCGGATCGGCACGCCGGCCATCAACTACCTGCACACGTCGTACTCGCGCACCGAGATGGCGGCGCTGTTCCGGGCCGCGGACGTCGCGGTCGTCACTCCCCTCCGGGACGGGATGAACCTGGTCGCCAAGGAGTACGTCGCCTGCCGCTACGACGACACCGGCGCGCTCGTCCTGAGCGAGTTCGCCGGCGCCGCCGACGAGTTCCGCCAGGCCTTCCTGGTGAACCCGCACGACATCAACGGCATGAAGGACACCATCGTCGACGCCATGAACACCGACGACCGTCAGCTCGGCCGCCGGATGAAGGCGATGCGCAAGCACCTGGCCGCCCACGATGTGAACGTCTGGGCGGCGTCCTTCCTGAAGGCGCTCCATGCGGAGGACTGACGGCGGCAACGAAGAGCCGGGGGCCGGTGGCGGGCGGATCCTGGCGCTGGATCTCGGGACGTCGTCGGCCCGGGCCCTGGTGCTGTCCCCCGACGCGTCCCCGATCCCCGGCGCGCTCGCCCGGCACAAGGTCAGTGCCCGGTACGGCGCCGCCGGCGAGGCGACGCTCGATCTGCACGGGTACGTCGAAGGCCTGCTCGGCTGTCTCGACGAGCTGGAGCAGGGCGGCCACCTGACCGGGATCAGTGCGATCGTGCTGTCCTCGCAGTGGCACTCGATCGTTGCCCTGGACAACAAGGGCGCCCCGCTGACGCCGGTGATCCCGTGGGTCGACACCCGGTCCGTGGAGCTCGCGCTCGATCCGGCCTTCGACGAGCAGGCTTTCCACGCTCGCACCGGCGCCTGGCTGCACCGGCTGTACTGGACCCGCCGGATCCCTTGGCTGCGCTCGGTCACGGACCCGTCGTGTTACGCCGGCCTGCCCGACCTGGTGCTCGAGCGGCTGACCGGCCACCGCGTCACGTCGGTCTCCGTCGCTTCCGGGACCGGCACGCTCGACCTCGCCACCGGCGGGTACGACGCCGAAGCACTCGCCGTGGCCGGTGTCTCGGCCGATCAGCTTCCGCCGATCGTGCCGACCGGTTGGACCGGCGCGATCTCGGCGGAGTACGCGCGCCGCTGGCCGGGCCTGGTCGGCGTACCGGTTCATCCGCCGACCGGTGACGGTGCGGCTTCCAATGTCGGCACCGGCGGCTACGACGCGACCACCGCCGCCGTGACGGTCGGTACGTCGGCCGCCGTGCGCGTCGTGCACCCGATCGAGGGCGCCCCCGAGCTGCCGTGGGAGCTGTGGCGCTACCGCGTCGACGATCAGCGCGCCGTCACCGGAATGGCCTTCTCCGCCGCGGGAAACCTGCACGCGTGGCTGACCGGCGTACTGAACCTGGAAGCCGATGAGCCGGTCGGGGTGGAGATCGGCTCGTCGCGAGTCATCGCGATCCCCTTCCACGCCGGCACCCGGCCGCCGCACATCGTTCCGGGCGGTTCCGGCGTGTACTTCGGGCTGTCGTTCGACGACTCCGCCGCCGATCTGCTCGCCGCCTCCCTGCAGGGCGCGTCGCTGGAGATCGACCGTGGGCTGCGGATGCTCGACGAGCTCTTCGGCCGCCCGCTCGAAGTCGTCCTCGGTGGCGGCGGCATCGACGCTTCGGCTTGGTGGCGGCGCTGCCTCACCGCGACCTTCGACCGGCCGACCGACGTCTGCTCCGAACCCGAGGTCGGCGCCCGAGGCGCGGCGGCGGTCGCGTTGGGCTTGTCGCCCGAGCCCGGCGGCGAACACCTGGACCCGGTCCCTGCTGAGGCTGAACGCATCAGACTCCTCCGCCCCCGCTACGAGTCCCTGCGCGAACTCGCGGTCCAGGCTGCCGTCTCCCCGACCGCCGCCGACGAACTCCCCTCCCCCCGAGCCGAGAACCGCACCACCGACTCCCCCGGCGCAAAACCCGAATAACCGGTGGGGCCGGAGCCGGACGCGCGAACCCCGTCCCGCGTCTACTGCGCTCGCAGTAGCCGCGGGATACCACCCGAGGAGGACGTGTCCGGGCGCCGCCAACCCGTACTGTGAGGGAATGGGCCCGGCTGATCGGTGGTTCGCCAAGTGCCGGAAGCATCCGCTGGCGTGCGACGTCGCCATCGCCCTGGTCGTGCTGATCATCAATCTGGTGCAGCCCGGCGCCAAGCACGGCCAGAGCCAGATCGAGCTCACCGCCACCGGCGCGACCCTCATCGTGCTCGCCTCGGCCGTGCTGGTCTTCCGCCGCCGGGCGCCGGTCACCGTGCTTGCCTGTACGACGCTGGCCGGGGCCGCCTATGCGATCACGGAACAGGTGAAGAGCCCGATCGCGCTGGCGCTGGCCTGTGCGATGTACACCGTCGCCGTCCAGCTGGACCGCCGGACCAGGTCGATCGCGGTCGCGACGGTCGCGGTCGTGATGGTTGCCGCGGCCACCTTGTTCACCGACGAGGGGCTGCTGGCGAACCTCACCGTCGTCGTGCTCGTGCTGTTCGCCTCCGCGACCGGCGAGGCGGTCCGCTACCGCCGGGCCTACTCGGCCGAGCTGGAGGAGCGGGTCCGGCGGGCCGAGCACGACCGCGAGGAAGAGGCCGAGCGGCGGGTGATCGAGGAGCGGCTGCGGATCGCGCACGAGCTGCACGACGTGATCGCGCACCACATCGCCCTGATGAACGTGCAGTCCGGCGTCGCGTCCCATCTGCTGCGCGAGCAACCCGACGAGGCACAGAAGGCACTGGCACTGGTCCGCGAGGGCGGCCGGACCGTGCTGTCCGAGCTGACTGTCCTGCTCGGCGTACTTCGCCGCTCAGGCGTTGACTCGCTGCCGACCGCCCCGGCACCCTCCCTGCAGGAGCTGGGCGCCTTGATCGAGTCGTCCACCGCCGCCGGAATCAGCATCGACTGGGAGCCGCCGGTTCCCGCTTCGCTGCCCGACGTGCTCGAGCTGACCACTTACCGCATCCTGCAGGAATCCCTGACCAACGTGGTCAAACACGCTCCTGGTGCCGCCGTCCGGGTGCGGTTCGAGGAGCGGCGTGGCTCGCTCACCATCGAGGTCACCGACGACGGCGGCCACCCCGGTACGCCGTACAGCGGCGTCGCGGCGGACCCACTCGGCTCCGGGCACGGCCTGCTCGGTATGCGCGAGCGCGTCGCGGCGGTCGGCGGCGACCTCACCGCCGGACCTCTACCGCACGGCGGATTCGGGGTCCACGCCGTGCTTCCTCTGGAAACTGGAGCTACTGGTGACTATCCGGGTACTGCTGGCCGACGATCAGAAGCTGATCCGGAGCGGATTCCGGGTGCTGGTGAACTCAGCGCCTGGACTGGAGGTCGTTGCTGAGGCGGCGAACGGGCAGGAAGCGATCGACCTGGCCCGCAGCGACCGCGCGGACGTGATCCTGATGGACATCCGGATGCCCGGGCTCGACGGCCTCGCGGCGACCCGGCAGCTCACCGCCGACGAGTCGCTGGTCGGGGTCAAGGTGCTGATCCTGACCACGTTCGAGATCGACGAGTACGTCTTCGAGGCGATCCGTGCCGGTGCCAGCGGGTTCCTCGGCAAGGGCGCCGAGCCGGAGGAGTTGATCAGCGCGATCCACACGGTCGCCCGCGGCGACGCGCTGTTGTCGCCGAAAGCGCTGCGGGGCCTGATGGACCGTTTCCTGACCCAGCCCGAGGCCGGCTCGGGCGTCCTCCCGGCCGAGCTGGACGTGCTGACCGACCGGGAGCGCGAGGTCGTCGGCCTGGTGGCGCTGGGGTTGTCGAACGACGAGATCGCCGATCGGCTGGTGCTCTCGCCACTGACGGCCAAGACGCACGTGAACCGCGCGATGATGAAACTCGAGGCGCGCGACCGGGCGCAGCTGGTGGTGATCGCCTACCGGACCGGCCTGGTCACAGCCGGCGTACAACCGCTGCAGTAGCCCGTACGACGCCCGCAGTACGGCGGGGAGCCCACGGCCGGTGGACGCGGACTACAGGGGCCGGACGCAACGATCGTCAGCATGGCTACCTACCTCTACCGCCTCGGCAGGTTCGCGTTCCGCCGACGCCGAATGGTCGTGTTCATCTGGCTGGGGCTGCTCGTCGCGGGCATCACCGGCGCTGCGACGTTGTCCGGTCCGACCGCGAACGGCTTCTCCATTCCGGGCACCGAGTCGCAGCGAGCGCTGGACCTGCTCGACGAGCGGTTCCCGCAGGCAGGGGCGGACGGTGGCACGGCCCGGATCGTGTTCCAGGCGCCGCCGGGTGGCAAGCTCGCCGATCCCGCCAACGCGGCGCTGGTGCGGAGTACTCTCGACGAGATCGGAGCCGCGCCGCAGGTGGACCGGGTGGTGGATCCCTTTACCGCCAAGGCGATCTCGGCCGACGGCAGGACAGGATACGCCCAAGTCGCCTACCAGGTCAGTGCGCAGGAGGTCACGCCGGAAGCGCAGGAAGCGGTGACCGAGGCGGTGCAGCCGGCCCGGGAAGCGGGCCTCACCGTCGAGCTCGGTGGCGACGCGATGCAGGTGCAGCAGGAGCAGAGCGCGACCGAGGTGATCGGGGTCGGGGTCGCCGCGGTGGTCCTGCTGATCACCTTCGGCTCCCTGATCGCGGCCGGACTTCCGTTGCTCTCGGCAATCATCGGGGTCGGGATCGGTGCCACCGCGATCACCGCGGCCACCGGCTTCGTCGACATCGGCTCCGGGACACCGATCCTCGCGGTGATGATCGGGCTCGCGGTGTCGATCGACTACGCCCTGTTCATCATGTCCCGCTACCGGCACGAACTGGGCACCGGACTGGAGCCCGAGGAGGCCGTCGGCCGGGCGGTCGGCACCGCGGGCTCGGCGGTCGTCTTCGCCGGGCTGACCGTGGTGATCGCCCTGGGCGGCCTGATCGTGGTGGACATTCCGTTCCTCACCCAGATGGGGCTCGCGGCGGCCTTCACCGTCGTGATCGCGGTGGCCATCGCGATCACCCTGCTCCCTGCCGTCCTCGGGATGGCGGGCCGCCGCGTGCTCGGCGGCAAGCTCCCCGGCCTGCGCGGCGGCGATCCGGAGGGAACGAGCGGCAGGCCCTCGGCCGGCCGCCGATGGGCCAAGTTCGTCACCCGGCGTCCGCTGGCGGTCCTGCTGGTGACCGTCGCCGGTCTCGGCGTGCTGGCGATCCCCGCCACCGATCTCAAGCTCGGGCTGCCCGACGAGAGCACCGCCGCGCCGGATTCCACCCAGCGCAAGGCCTACGAACTGCTGTCGGACGGTTTCGGCCCCGGCTTCAACGGCCCGCTGATGCTCGTGGTCGACGCGGCAGGCGCCGCCGATCCGAAGGGTGCCGCGGCAGCCACCGCGGACGCAGTACGGAAGTTGCCCGGTGCCGCCGTGGTGACGCCGCCGAACTTCAACCCACAAGGTGACACCGCTCTGCTGACGGTGATCCCGTCGACCGGGCCCGGCACCGACCAGACCAAGGACCTGGTCGAGGCGATCCGGGCGGCGCCGGAGCTGGCTGGTGCCGAGGTGTCGGTGACCGGTACGACGGCCTTCAACATCGACATCTCCGACAAACTGAACGACGCGCTGCTGCCCTACCTGTCGCTCATTGTCGGGCTGGCGTTCCTGTTGCTGATGGTGATGTTCCGGTCGATCCTGGTGCCGCTGAAGGCGGCGCTGGGGTTCCTGCTGACGGTCGCGGCGACCTTCGGTGCCGTCGTCGCCGTGTTCCAGTGGGGCTGGCTGGCCGGGTTGTTCGGCATCGAGGGACAGGCCGGACCGATCATCAGCATGCTGCCGGTGTTCCTGGTCGGGATCGTGTTCGGCCTCGCGATGGACTACCAGGTCTTCCTGGTCACCCGGATGAGGGAGGAGCACGTGCACGGGGCGACGCCGCGGGCGGCGGTGGTCGACGGTTTCAGTCACGGTGCCAGGGTGGTCACCGCCGCCGCGGTGATCATGGTCGCGGTGTTCTCGGGCTTCATCCTGTCCAGCGAGACCCTGGTCCGGCAGATCGGCTTCGGGCTCGCCTTCGCGGTCGCGATCGACGCCTTCGTGGTCCGGATGACGATCGTGCCGGCCGTGATGGCGCTGCTCGGCCGCTCGGCCTGGTGGCTGCCGCGATGGCTCGACCGGCTGCTCCCCGACATCGACGTGGAGGGCGACAAACTGCGCCAAACCCTCACCCCCGACGTACCGGCCCGCGAGCCCGCCCTCACCGCCCACTAACCCCGCCGAGACCTACCCCCGCCACTGGATGGTTACCCCCGGTTAGTACCGGGGGTAACCATCCGTCGGCAGGGGTAGGTCTCGGAGTTCGGCAGGGTGAACCGGCTGACGACGTACCGGAGGCCAAGATCTTCGAGCCGGGCGTAGTCTTCGTGGACGGGGGCGATGCGATCAGCCGGATCGGCTCCGACCCCGCCGAGGTGCTGCCCGACAACGGCACGCTCCGCGGCGACCAACTGCACACCGCGCGCTGAGATGAGGATGGCTCGACGATGAGCGAGAGCACGGACAAGGCCCCGAAGACCGCGACCCACGACAGCCCGTCGGGCGAGAAGCTGCGCGAGTTCATGAACTCCGGCTGGGGCTCGATCGAGCGAGACGACGTCACGCTCAGTGACGTGGGGACGTGGGCGGCGAAGCGGCGCGACGCGCTCTCGCAGGCGTTCCCCGGTGAGCGGCTGGTGATCCCGGCCGGCACCTTCAAGGTCCGCTCCAACGACACCGACTACGCGTTCCGCCCGCACACCGACTACGTCTGGCTGGTCGGCGACCAGACCTCCGACGCCGTCCTGGTACTGGAGCCCAACGGCACCAGCGGCCACGACTCGGTGCTGTACTTCCGGCCCCGCTCGGACCGCAGCGAGGGCGAGGAGTTCTGGCGCGACCGGATGTACGGCGAGCTGTGGGCCGGCCGCCGCCCGTCACTGACCGAGACCGCCAAGGAGTTCGGGATCGAGACCCGGCACGTCGACGCCCTCGCCGACGTGCTGAAGAGCGACGTACCGACCCGCGTCCGCCGCGGCGAGGACAGCTCGATCGCCTCCCTGCTCAGCGGCACCAAGACCGACGCCGACCGCGACGGCGAGCTCGCCTTCACGCTGTCGGAGCTACGGCTGGTCAAGGACGCGTTCGAGATCGAGCAGCTCCGCGAAGCCTGCGCGATCACCCACCGCGGTTTCTCCGACGTACTGGCCGACATGGACAGCGTCCGCAAGTACGGCGAGCGCTGGATCGAGGGCACCTTCTGGCGCCGGGCCCGCGCGGAGGGCAACGACGTCGGCTACACCTCGATCGCCGCGGCCGGGCCGCACGCGACCACGCTGCACTGGATCGAGAACGACGGCACCGTCGACAACGGCCACCTGATGCTGCTCGACATGGGTGTGGAGAACCGCAACCTCTACACCGCCGACATCACCCGCACGCTGCCGATCAACGGCCAGT encodes:
- a CDS encoding Gfo/Idh/MocA family protein, with the protein product MGIDRVRWGIVATGNISTSFTKDLAVLGGEAVVTAVASRSMDSATRFADEFGIEHRYDDYRRLIDDGHVDVLYIGTPHPQHYAIARAALQAKIAVLCEKPVTLTARQARDLVAVAAENGTLFAEAMWMRTNPVVQAFFADLAKGTIGEPMEALADFGFHKPQLPARLLDPALGGGALMDGGIYPMTFVHMALGQPAEVKAVGSLSSDGVDLNVAMAWRYDSGAVAALTCGLRSQNPWTASVSGQDGSLLLPSRFHNPPYYVRSTAAGEERVDVPTHGLGYHYEAAEVMRALRAGQIECPALPHAATIEILELLDETRRQIGVSYPGDDEYLGG
- a CDS encoding alpha,alpha-trehalose-phosphate synthase (UDP-forming), with the protein product MPSGRSSFVVVANRLPVDRIEMPDGTTAWRRSPGGLVTALAPVMQRHQGAWIGWTGGVDEKVDPFDEGGMHLVPVTLSAEDIELYYEGFSNATLWPLYHDVIVAPEFHREWWESYVAVNRRFAEAAAEAADDNAVVWVHDYQLQLVPAMLRRLRPDVRIGFFLHIPFPPTELFAQMPWRRQILDGLMGADLVGFQRPGAASNFARLARNRMGLRTRGDRIHLPDDRVVRAKAFPISIDVGELEQIARQPETIARAAEMREEVGNPAHILLGVDRLDYTKGIRQRLRAFGELLDEGRVSVDDAVFIQVATPSRERVEQYRVLRDEIELLVGRINGEHGRIGTPAINYLHTSYSRTEMAALFRAADVAVVTPLRDGMNLVAKEYVACRYDDTGALVLSEFAGAADEFRQAFLVNPHDINGMKDTIVDAMNTDDRQLGRRMKAMRKHLAAHDVNVWAASFLKALHAED
- a CDS encoding FGGY family carbohydrate kinase; translation: MRRTDGGNEEPGAGGGRILALDLGTSSARALVLSPDASPIPGALARHKVSARYGAAGEATLDLHGYVEGLLGCLDELEQGGHLTGISAIVLSSQWHSIVALDNKGAPLTPVIPWVDTRSVELALDPAFDEQAFHARTGAWLHRLYWTRRIPWLRSVTDPSCYAGLPDLVLERLTGHRVTSVSVASGTGTLDLATGGYDAEALAVAGVSADQLPPIVPTGWTGAISAEYARRWPGLVGVPVHPPTGDGAASNVGTGGYDATTAAVTVGTSAAVRVVHPIEGAPELPWELWRYRVDDQRAVTGMAFSAAGNLHAWLTGVLNLEADEPVGVEIGSSRVIAIPFHAGTRPPHIVPGGSGVYFGLSFDDSAADLLAASLQGASLEIDRGLRMLDELFGRPLEVVLGGGGIDASAWWRRCLTATFDRPTDVCSEPEVGARGAAAVALGLSPEPGGEHLDPVPAEAERIRLLRPRYESLRELAVQAAVSPTAADELPSPRAENRTTDSPGAKPE
- a CDS encoding sensor histidine kinase; translated protein: MGPADRWFAKCRKHPLACDVAIALVVLIINLVQPGAKHGQSQIELTATGATLIVLASAVLVFRRRAPVTVLACTTLAGAAYAITEQVKSPIALALACAMYTVAVQLDRRTRSIAVATVAVVMVAAATLFTDEGLLANLTVVVLVLFASATGEAVRYRRAYSAELEERVRRAEHDREEEAERRVIEERLRIAHELHDVIAHHIALMNVQSGVASHLLREQPDEAQKALALVREGGRTVLSELTVLLGVLRRSGVDSLPTAPAPSLQELGALIESSTAAGISIDWEPPVPASLPDVLELTTYRILQESLTNVVKHAPGAAVRVRFEERRGSLTIEVTDDGGHPGTPYSGVAADPLGSGHGLLGMRERVAAVGGDLTAGPLPHGGFGVHAVLPLETGATGDYPGTAGRRSEADPERIPGAGELSAWTGGRC
- a CDS encoding response regulator transcription factor; the protein is MTIRVLLADDQKLIRSGFRVLVNSAPGLEVVAEAANGQEAIDLARSDRADVILMDIRMPGLDGLAATRQLTADESLVGVKVLILTTFEIDEYVFEAIRAGASGFLGKGAEPEELISAIHTVARGDALLSPKALRGLMDRFLTQPEAGSGVLPAELDVLTDREREVVGLVALGLSNDEIADRLVLSPLTAKTHVNRAMMKLEARDRAQLVVIAYRTGLVTAGVQPLQ
- a CDS encoding MMPL family transporter; translation: MATYLYRLGRFAFRRRRMVVFIWLGLLVAGITGAATLSGPTANGFSIPGTESQRALDLLDERFPQAGADGGTARIVFQAPPGGKLADPANAALVRSTLDEIGAAPQVDRVVDPFTAKAISADGRTGYAQVAYQVSAQEVTPEAQEAVTEAVQPAREAGLTVELGGDAMQVQQEQSATEVIGVGVAAVVLLITFGSLIAAGLPLLSAIIGVGIGATAITAATGFVDIGSGTPILAVMIGLAVSIDYALFIMSRYRHELGTGLEPEEAVGRAVGTAGSAVVFAGLTVVIALGGLIVVDIPFLTQMGLAAAFTVVIAVAIAITLLPAVLGMAGRRVLGGKLPGLRGGDPEGTSGRPSAGRRWAKFVTRRPLAVLLVTVAGLGVLAIPATDLKLGLPDESTAAPDSTQRKAYELLSDGFGPGFNGPLMLVVDAAGAADPKGAAAATADAVRKLPGAAVVTPPNFNPQGDTALLTVIPSTGPGTDQTKDLVEAIRAAPELAGAEVSVTGTTAFNIDISDKLNDALLPYLSLIVGLAFLLLMVMFRSILVPLKAALGFLLTVAATFGAVVAVFQWGWLAGLFGIEGQAGPIISMLPVFLVGIVFGLAMDYQVFLVTRMREEHVHGATPRAAVVDGFSHGARVVTAAAVIMVAVFSGFILSSETLVRQIGFGLAFAVAIDAFVVRMTIVPAVMALLGRSAWWLPRWLDRLLPDIDVEGDKLRQTLTPDVPAREPALTAH
- a CDS encoding aminopeptidase P family protein codes for the protein MSESTDKAPKTATHDSPSGEKLREFMNSGWGSIERDDVTLSDVGTWAAKRRDALSQAFPGERLVIPAGTFKVRSNDTDYAFRPHTDYVWLVGDQTSDAVLVLEPNGTSGHDSVLYFRPRSDRSEGEEFWRDRMYGELWAGRRPSLTETAKEFGIETRHVDALADVLKSDVPTRVRRGEDSSIASLLSGTKTDADRDGELAFTLSELRLVKDAFEIEQLREACAITHRGFSDVLADMDSVRKYGERWIEGTFWRRARAEGNDVGYTSIAAAGPHATTLHWIENDGTVDNGHLMLLDMGVENRNLYTADITRTLPINGQFTPRQRELYQLVLDAQNAGINALKPGVAFRAGHEASIEVIVRGLEAMELLPVSADEALDPNSGIYQRYTLHGVSHMLGIDVHDCAAARNEKYNKGNLEAGYVLTVEPGLYFQAEDLTVPEDLRGIGIRIEDDILITADGFENLSAAMPREIDAVEAWMAG